One Danio aesculapii chromosome 22, fDanAes4.1, whole genome shotgun sequence genomic window carries:
- the LOC130216638 gene encoding SLAM family member 5-like, with product MIHLTVFSWTLLHLFGMFDAVTVKPVMVGESVTLEIQRDGDIEWKFGYQKTLIAQIGNNKITLHEEVLDGSFKGRLKLDQTGSLTINNIRTTDSGDYNVIDTNTEMPLNTFKLTVYAPLPIPVISSYNICPTTSSESRCVLLCSVNVSAVSLSWYKGNSLLFNISVSDLSISLSLPLEVENQDKHTYSCVVNNPIRNHTTHLDINTLCSTGSDGLFQKAVILLALSAVVGVAMVAVLVFEFRSRSRRKKKSVREEAENITYSTIDVLERSQP from the exons ATGATTCACCTGACTGTCTTCAGTTGGACACTATTGCATCTATTTG gTATGTTTGATGCTGTAACAGTGAAGCCAGTGATGGTTGGAGAATCAGTCACTCTAGAAATACAGAGAGACGGGGACATCGAGTGGAAGTTTGGATATCAGAAGACTCTCATAGCTCAGATCGGCAACAATAAAATCACATTGCATGAAGAAGTTCTCGATGGGAGTTTCAAAGGCAGACTGAAGCTGGatcagactggatctctgaccattaacaacatcagaacaacagaCTCTGGAGATTATAACGTAATCGAcaccaacacagaaatgccactcaACACATTCAAGCTGACTGTCTATG CTCCTCTTCCAATTCCTGTCATTTCCAGTTACAATATCTGCCCAACTACTTCTTCAGAGTCCAGATGTGTGTTGCTGTGTTCAGTGAATGTGAGtgctgtgagtctctcctggtacaaaggaaacagtttattgttcaacatcagtgtgtctgatctcagcatcagtctctctctacctctggaAGTGGAAAATCAGGATAAACACACCTACAGCTGTGTGGTCAACAACCCCATCAGAAACCACACCACACATCTGGACATCAACACACTCTGTAGCACAGGCTCAG ATGGCCTCTTTCAAAAAGCTGTGATCCTATTGGCTCTCTCTGCTGTTGTGGGCGTGGCCATGGTGGCTGTACTGGTTTTTGAGTTCAGATCCAGAAGTCGTAGAAAGAAGAAGAGTGTGCGAGAAGAAGCAGAAAACATCACCTATTCAACTATAGATGTTCTTGAACGATCCCAGCCATAG